The following proteins are encoded in a genomic region of Micromonospora olivasterospora:
- a CDS encoding MFS transporter yields the protein MTATLQAPTTAPELRRRHVAAVVACHFTAAFAALGLPPYLPQLLPALGDPHATWAGALYVVPTAATALSAPLWGRLADRYGRKRLLLRAQLGLAVAFLLTSQVQAVTALAATLALQGLLGGTFAATGAYLAAGLSGPRLAKALTAAQASARAALAVAPTAAGLLATHVDVRGMYAIAALGPLVAAGLTLALPEPRPATTTAAPADPLSGSGPAPSIRLLCVLEAAFVLATVVTFPYLLPVVQAAWPTAGPALAGALFALPHVCYLLAAPLVMPRLDPIRGLTAAFALVALGAAAHPAAVTWASPPLLVTGRLLLGAGLTCGLVALAKLTARAAAAHPPGRLFGTVEAWSKGGAVAAGLSASILAGLSGPAAPALFGAVIAALSVSFILRSSR from the coding sequence GTGACCGCGACGCTTCAGGCACCCACGACTGCACCTGAGCTACGCCGGCGCCACGTCGCCGCCGTGGTCGCCTGCCACTTCACCGCGGCGTTCGCGGCACTGGGGTTGCCGCCGTACCTGCCCCAGCTCTTGCCGGCGCTCGGTGACCCACACGCGACCTGGGCCGGCGCGCTCTACGTCGTGCCCACCGCCGCGACCGCACTATCGGCGCCGCTGTGGGGCCGGCTGGCCGACCGGTACGGCCGGAAGCGGCTGCTGCTGCGCGCCCAGCTCGGCCTGGCCGTGGCGTTCCTGCTCACCTCCCAGGTCCAGGCGGTGACAGCGCTGGCGGCCACCCTCGCCCTGCAGGGGCTGCTGGGCGGCACGTTCGCCGCAACCGGCGCCTACCTCGCCGCCGGACTCAGCGGGCCCCGACTGGCCAAGGCACTCACGGCGGCCCAGGCATCCGCCCGGGCGGCACTGGCCGTGGCGCCGACCGCAGCCGGTCTGCTCGCCACCCACGTCGACGTGCGAGGTATGTATGCCATCGCCGCCCTCGGACCGCTGGTGGCCGCCGGCCTGACCCTCGCCCTGCCCGAGCCGCGCCCAGCGACCACGACGGCGGCACCGGCCGACCCGCTGTCCGGGTCGGGCCCGGCGCCGAGCATCCGACTACTGTGCGTACTGGAGGCGGCATTCGTGCTGGCCACGGTCGTCACGTTCCCGTACCTGCTGCCGGTGGTGCAGGCCGCCTGGCCCACCGCCGGTCCCGCCCTGGCCGGCGCGCTGTTCGCCTTGCCGCACGTGTGTTACCTGCTCGCGGCTCCGCTTGTCATGCCGAGGCTGGACCCGATCCGGGGTCTCACGGCCGCGTTCGCCCTCGTCGCGCTCGGCGCCGCAGCCCACCCAGCGGCGGTAACCTGGGCAAGCCCCCCTCTGCTCGTCACCGGCAGGCTGCTGCTCGGCGCCGGACTGACCTGCGGCCTGGTCGCGCTGGCGAAGCTGACCGCCCGCGCCGCCGCAGCCCACCCGCCCGGCCGGCTGTTCGGCACCGTCGAAGCCTGGTCCAAGGGCGGCGCCGTCGCCGCCGGGCTGTCCGCCTCCATCCTGGCCGGCCTGTCCGGACCGGCCGCGCCGGCGCTGTTCGGTGCGGTAATCGCCGCACTCAGTGTTTCCTTCATCCTCAGGAGCAGCCGATGA
- a CDS encoding IucA/IucC family protein, which translates to MRVRGEAPTDAYKTTEQQVFQRVLDALLRENHLGLSTNGHRDGDDWCTHTGRDKRLRLPVRPDGFQHHLRTSRPMFLAQRGDDIPVLVDTLDALLNILAPIDDPQAQTGWAAFVAECHGELAARRLAAQHQSGVYAAVAAARAEQPTGMAGALLDETLAAHTDHPVHPTSRCRHGLDDAELRAYAPEHAPTFALRWLPTKRAEVTLTGSLPPWWPGTGDPDTMLLPVHPLTADRLDLPAVDTPPVLVRPTLSMRTVALAADPYTHLKLPLATATLGARNRRTIAPGTLTDGDAVHRLLQRIAAGEPRFADRILHADETTYGHTGDETRAFLLRRYPTTLASSLVVPVAALAAPDPGGTTVVERVASGDPRPLLDAYLDLLIDWHVYLWLRHGIALEAHQQNIHLVIDPGGGVRLLYKDNDGARLDSRHAVALDDARMRVDDPGELADVFTTITLHLCAAAPLLALAARGLPVPTPAAALRHRLVAARDRWAGGACARLFTERVLDAATLPIKAMLTAGTLLPKDRIGCADINKYYLRTGPNYLREDPSTRGASSRALAARTEETP; encoded by the coding sequence ATGAGAGTGCGGGGCGAGGCACCCACCGACGCCTATAAGACCACGGAGCAGCAGGTGTTCCAGCGAGTCCTGGACGCGCTGCTGCGCGAGAACCACCTGGGCCTGAGCACCAACGGTCACCGCGACGGCGATGACTGGTGCACGCACACCGGCCGGGACAAGCGGCTCCGCCTGCCAGTACGCCCCGACGGTTTCCAACACCACCTGCGAACCTCCCGACCGATGTTCCTCGCGCAGCGAGGCGACGACATCCCAGTACTGGTCGACACCCTCGACGCGCTGCTCAACATCCTCGCCCCGATCGACGATCCGCAGGCGCAGACCGGCTGGGCGGCGTTCGTCGCCGAATGCCACGGCGAGTTGGCCGCCCGGCGGCTCGCGGCACAGCACCAGAGCGGGGTGTACGCCGCGGTGGCCGCAGCCCGCGCCGAACAGCCGACGGGGATGGCCGGCGCCCTGCTCGACGAGACGCTCGCCGCACACACCGACCACCCGGTACACCCGACCAGCCGGTGCCGACACGGCCTGGACGACGCCGAACTCCGCGCGTACGCGCCGGAACACGCCCCTACCTTCGCGCTGCGGTGGTTGCCGACCAAGCGCGCCGAGGTCACCCTCACCGGAAGCCTGCCGCCGTGGTGGCCGGGCACCGGTGACCCGGACACCATGCTGCTGCCCGTCCACCCGCTCACCGCCGACCGGCTGGACCTGCCGGCCGTAGACACCCCACCCGTGCTGGTCCGCCCGACGCTGTCGATGCGCACCGTCGCCCTCGCCGCCGACCCGTACACCCACCTCAAGCTGCCGCTGGCCACCGCCACCCTCGGCGCCCGCAACCGGCGAACGATCGCCCCCGGCACCCTGACCGACGGCGACGCCGTACACCGCCTCCTGCAACGTATAGCCGCCGGTGAGCCGCGATTCGCCGACCGGATCCTGCACGCCGACGAGACCACCTACGGCCACACCGGCGACGAGACGCGAGCGTTCCTGCTGCGCCGCTACCCGACCACGCTCGCGTCGAGCCTCGTCGTCCCCGTCGCTGCCCTTGCGGCACCGGACCCCGGCGGTACGACCGTCGTCGAGCGGGTGGCCAGCGGTGACCCACGACCGCTGCTGGACGCCTACCTCGACCTGCTCATCGACTGGCACGTGTACCTGTGGCTGCGCCACGGCATCGCGCTGGAGGCACACCAGCAGAACATCCACCTCGTGATCGACCCGGGCGGCGGGGTGCGGCTGCTCTACAAGGACAACGACGGCGCCCGGCTCGACTCCCGGCACGCCGTGGCACTCGACGACGCCCGCATGCGGGTCGACGATCCGGGCGAGCTCGCCGACGTGTTCACCACCATCACCCTGCACCTGTGCGCGGCGGCGCCGCTGCTCGCCCTCGCCGCGCGCGGTCTGCCAGTCCCAACGCCTGCCGCGGCCCTGCGGCACCGGCTGGTCGCCGCGCGGGACCGGTGGGCCGGTGGCGCCTGCGCACGCCTGTTCACCGAACGCGTGCTGGACGCCGCCACGCTTCCGATCAAGGCGATGCTCACCGCCGGAACGCTGCTGCCCAAGGACCGGATCGGCTGCGCCGACATCAACAAGTACTACCTGCGCACCGGCCCGAACTATCTGCGGGAGGACCCGTCGACGCGAGGAGCGAGCTCGCGAGCCCTCGCCGCGCGGACCGAGGAGACACCGTGA